The sequence GTCGGGGTTGCGGGTGGTGGCCGCCCAGTCGCGGACCTGCTGCAGGGAGTGCACCAGGGGGGCGGCGGAGGTCAGGGCGACGCGCTCGTGGTTGAGCTGGTTGGTCATCAGCGGCCACCCGCCGCCCCGCTCACTGATCAGGTTGCCGGCCGGGACCCGCACGTCCTCGTAGTAGGTCGCGCTGGTGCCGACGCCGGCGACGGTGTGGACCGGCGTGTACGAGACGCCCGGGGCGTCGGCCGGCACCAGGATCATCGAGAGTCCCTTGTGGCGGGGCGCGTCGGGCTCGGTGCGGCAGGCGAGCCAGATCCAGTCGGCGTACTGGATCAGCGAGGTCCACATCTTCTGGCCGTTGATCACCCACTCGTCGCCTTCCAGCGTCGCCCTCGTCTGCAGCGACGCGAGGTCGGTGCCGGAGCCGGGCTCGGAGTAGCCGATGGAGAAGTGCAGCTCGCCGGCGAGGATCTTGGGCAGGAAGTACTCCTTCTGCTCCGGCGTGCCGAAGCGCATGATCGTGGGACCCACCGTGTTGAGCGTCAGGTAGGGGATCGGCACGCCGGCCACGGCGGCGACGTCGGTGAAGATCAGCTGCTCGATCATCGAGCGGTTCTGGCCGCCGTACTCCTCGGGCCACCCGATGCCCAGCCAGCCGTCCTTGCCGACCTGGCGGATCACGTCCTTGTAGACGCCGGCCTCGCCGAACTCGCCGGTGGCGGCCGCGAGTCCGGCGCGCACCTCGGGGGTGACGAGATCGTCGAAGTACGCGCGGAGCTCCTCCCGGAGCGCGTGGTGGTGGGGTTCGAGCGTGACGTGCATGACGGCGACTCCTGGGGTGGCTGCCTTGTGTGGTCCCGGCGAAAACTATAACGTGTTCTACATGAGTGGCGTTCGCATGTTGGATCAGGGCACCGCCCCGGAGCGGTATGCCCGCGGCTGGCACTGCCTGGGACTGGCCGACTCCTTCCGGGACGGCAAGCCCCACGCGGTCGAGGGCTTCGGCACCAAGCTCGTGGTGTGGGCGGACTCCCACGGCGAGCTGAACGTGCTCGACGGCTACTGCCGCCACATGGGCGGCGACCTCACCCAGGGCGAGGTGAAGGGCGACGAGATCGCCTGCCCGTTCCACGACTGGCGCTGGGGTGGTGACGGCAAGTGCAAGCAGATCCCCTACGCCCGTCGGGTCCCGCTGCGTGCCCGCACCCAGCGCTACGAGACCGCGATCGTCAACGACCAGCTGCTGGTCTGGCACGACGTGGAGGGGTCCAAGGCTGACCACGACATCCTGCCGCCGCAGCTGCCGGGCCTCGAGGAAGGCCTCTACACCGACTGGGTGTGGGTGCCCGAGCACATCGAGGGGTCACACTGCCGCGAGCTGATCGACAACGTCGTCGACATGGCCCACTTCTACTACGTGCACTTCGCCTTCCCGACCGACTTCCGCAACGTCTTCGAGGGCACCGAGGCGACCCAGTTCATGGAGTCGAAGGGACGCCCGGACAAGGCCGGTGGGTACGGCTCCGACGAGCTCTTCCTCAAGTCCGAGGCCACCTACTACGGGCCGTCGTACATGATCAACTGGCTCGACGTGGACTACAAGGGCTTCGAGACCGAGGTCATCCTGATCAACTGCCACGTGCCGACCGGGCCCAACTCGTTCCTGCTCCAGTACGGCATCACGGTGAAGAAGCCCGAGGGCCTGGACGACAAGACCGCCGACTTCATCGCCACCAAGTACGCCGAGATGTTCGGTGACGGCTTCCTGCAGGA comes from Nocardioides panacisoli and encodes:
- a CDS encoding Rieske 2Fe-2S domain-containing protein; this translates as MSGVRMLDQGTAPERYARGWHCLGLADSFRDGKPHAVEGFGTKLVVWADSHGELNVLDGYCRHMGGDLTQGEVKGDEIACPFHDWRWGGDGKCKQIPYARRVPLRARTQRYETAIVNDQLLVWHDVEGSKADHDILPPQLPGLEEGLYTDWVWVPEHIEGSHCRELIDNVVDMAHFYYVHFAFPTDFRNVFEGTEATQFMESKGRPDKAGGYGSDELFLKSEATYYGPSYMINWLDVDYKGFETEVILINCHVPTGPNSFLLQYGITVKKPEGLDDKTADFIATKYAEMFGDGFLQDVAIWKNKVPVQNPLLCEEDGPVYQLRRWYEQFYVDAADVTAEMTDRFEFEVDTDKANEYWQAEVADNLKRMAEDEVAAPETADA
- a CDS encoding acyl-CoA dehydrogenase family protein, translated to MHVTLEPHHHALREELRAYFDDLVTPEVRAGLAAATGEFGEAGVYKDVIRQVGKDGWLGIGWPEEYGGQNRSMIEQLIFTDVAAVAGVPIPYLTLNTVGPTIMRFGTPEQKEYFLPKILAGELHFSIGYSEPGSGTDLASLQTRATLEGDEWVINGQKMWTSLIQYADWIWLACRTEPDAPRHKGLSMILVPADAPGVSYTPVHTVAGVGTSATYYEDVRVPAGNLISERGGGWPLMTNQLNHERVALTSAAPLVHSLQQVRDWAATTRNPDGARVIDTEWVQIALGRAHARVEALSLINWKLASDADHGVDLSPAEASATKIYGSELATEVYRSLMEIVGPHATVSGDSPGAALAGRLERYHRSSLVMTFGGGTNEIQRDIIGYVGLGLPAAKR